The genomic region AAGCGGTTGAGGTCGAAATTGCCGTCGTAAGGGGCGTAGATAGGGATGCCGTCGTAGAAGACAGGGGTACGGCGGTTATCGAAGCCACGAAGGGTAATGCTGCCTTCATTGCGGGCACCCATCTCGGTGATGGCAAGCCCTGGCAAGAGGTTGAGCGCCTCGGTGACGTTGGGCTTGTTGTAGTGCTTTATCTGCTTGGCATCGACCTTATTGATAGAATGTGGTGCTTGCTTTACACCTGTTACCTTTATTTCTTGTAATTGGTAGAATAGCCCAAGTGAGTCTTTATTCTCAGGCTGACTTTGTGCTGCAACGCTCATTGTTAAAAGGAGTGCAGCAGCGGTTGTAAAATGATTTTTCATCGTTCTTAAAATTTGAATATTAATGGTTTAGTTCTTTTTCTATGAATTGCTGGGCTTGGGTCAGAGCCTCAGGGGTGTTGATGTTTTGCAAGAAGGGGGCGTAGTGCTCAGACAAATTGATGTAATGCACTTGGTTTTCGCTGAGGAAGGCTACCATTTTGAGTTTATTAGCGGCTAAGGCTTGCTGCAGGGCAGGTAGCACAACATAAGGGTAAACGCCTACCGTAGGATAGACTTTACCAGCGCATCGCACTACGCTGAGAGTTCCTTTAACGCTTTTAGCAAGTACCTCCTTTACAATTCCTTTGGACAAAAAAGGCATATCGCAGGGCGCAAAAAAAGAGTCCTCTTTCAGGTAGGTTAGTGAAGCACAGATACCGCCCATTGGTCCCTTATCGGGGTCGCTATCGGGAATATTGCGCACTATAGCGGGAGCCGTAAAGGCCTCGCCTGAGATGTATACCTGAGGGAAGATTTGTTGCAAGGTATCGGTGATATACTGAGCTATTGGTTTGCCATTGAGGGGGATGAGGGCTTTATTGTGCCCCATTCGGCTACTCTTTCCGCCTGCTAAGATTACTGCCTTCACGTTCTGCAAATTCTTTAAACTTTTTGTCTAACTGGTTGTAATCAGCTACGAGTTTGCGCCCATAATCGGTAAGGGAGCTACGCCCTCCTGCTTTTCCGCCTACTTCTTTAATAACGGCGGGTTCGGGGGCATTTTCATTGATGCTGCGTATCATTCCCCAAGCGATGCGGTAGGGGATTTCGAGCTTTTTAGCAGCTTCGGAGATGGAGCCTAAGTCGTCGATGCACTCTAAGAGTTTTACACGCCCATAGCCTATCTGTAAGCCTGTCTCGGTTTCAAACCATATATGTCCTTTGATTTTC from Capnocytophaga haemolytica harbors:
- a CDS encoding winged helix-turn-helix domain-containing protein, with product MKIKGHIWFETETGLQIGYGRVKLLECIDDLGSISEAAKKLEIPYRIAWGMIRSINENAPEPAVIKEVGGKAGGRSSLTDYGRKLVADYNQLDKKFKEFAEREGSNLSRRKE
- the mobA gene encoding molybdenum cofactor guanylyltransferase, whose amino-acid sequence is MKAVILAGGKSSRMGHNKALIPLNGKPIAQYITDTLQQIFPQVYISGEAFTAPAIVRNIPDSDPDKGPMGGICASLTYLKEDSFFAPCDMPFLSKGIVKEVLAKSVKGTLSVVRCAGKVYPTVGVYPYVVLPALQQALAANKLKMVAFLSENQVHYINLSEHYAPFLQNINTPEALTQAQQFIEKELNH